In Acidobacteriota bacterium, the sequence GGACGATCAGGTGGGTGGCCCCACCTACACCGTCTATCTGGCCCGCGCCCTGGCGGATCTGGCGGCCACCGACGCCGCCGGCATCGTGCACTATCAGAATCAGCCGCCGGTTTCGTGGTTCGGCTTCACCCGGGAGATCGTCCGTCTGTGGAATCCGGAAGTGGAGGTGGTGCCCGTGACCAGCAACGAATTTCCCCGCCCGGCGCCCCGTCCGGCGTACTCCGTGCTCGACATCAGCCGCTTTGAACAGCTGCTGGGGCGGCCGGCGGAGTCCTGGAGTGCCGGTTTGGCCGAATACCTCGCGACCCTGCGGGCAAGGAGCAATTGACCGATGAAAGCCTTGATCACCGGGATCACCGGTTTCGCCGGCTCCCATCTCGCGGAGCTGCTACTCGCCGAGCATCCGGAAGTGGAGCTCTATGGCATCTACCGCTGGCGCAGCCGCACCGAGAACATCGACCACCTGATGGACCAGGTCGACATGACCGAGACCGATCTGCGCGATTATTCGTCGGTGCACAAGGTGCTGGCGGCGGTGCGGCCGGACGTCATCTTCCATCTGGCGGCGCAGAGCTACGTGCCGTCCAGCTGGTCGGCGCCCACCGAAACCCTGACCACCAACATTACCGGCCA encodes:
- a CDS encoding sugar nucleotide-binding protein, which encodes DDQVGGPTYTVYLARALADLAATDAAGIVHYQNQPPVSWFGFTREIVRLWNPEVEVVPVTSNEFPRPAPRPAYSVLDISRFEQLLGRPAESWSAGLAEYLATLRARSN